Proteins from a genomic interval of Coprothermobacter sp.:
- a CDS encoding polysaccharide biosynthesis protein — MGTPCCCSHVCWNSVGCQYTGSCLEPLGLGCRCWGAHGCGDCPLMPILVCADESREEDMMALRWKRQNGWMAVVGRLAVDVAMLNVATVVAVLARLDFRAAPWSLVYTLRFPGLVENLVFVAVSVLLQTPLALWSYSSLRDVVRVAIVVGLTKVLALPLLLAMRGEVQWSRGAFAASAVLCFLFMAGVRAIARWRYGRHTWQARVEEPAQHTTPAARVLIVGAGDAGDMVLREFEAHPELGKVVGLIDDDPAKRGCTVRGKRVLGPVATIADMARRTQATQAVIAIPSHAAAVTRAVLSILADTDVQVRTLPGMWELVDGSIHVDDLRPIQLEDLLARTPVSTDLGPVRAYVEGKRILVTGAGGSIGSEIVRQVARLNPSQLIMLGRGENRIFRIDRELQERQGVTCSVPVIGDMRDEARMTWLFDTYRPDIIFHAAAHKHVPLMEQNPEEAILNNVGGTRTLLRLAVSHGAERFVNISTDKAVNPINFMGASKRVAELVVQVNDGRERLRATSVRFGNVLGSTGSVTDAFQKQLQETRTLRVTGPNMERFFMLIPEAVQLVLQAGALTQGGDIFILRMGEPIRILDLARSYIKLAGLEVGRDASIVITGNRGNEKMTEELWSSVEHVVPTSYESIMRVECPACADLAVLRSAVDALLDAARSHDATAMRAALHAIDPSINIP, encoded by the coding sequence ATGGGCACACCCTGCTGTTGCAGTCACGTATGCTGGAATTCAGTTGGCTGTCAGTATACTGGTTCTTGTCTCGAGCCGCTGGGGCTGGGGTGCCGTTGTTGGGGTGCTCACGGGTGTGGTGATTGTCCTCTCATGCCTATACTGGTATGTGCAGACGAGAGCCGTGAGGAGGACATGATGGCATTGCGATGGAAGCGACAGAATGGATGGATGGCTGTGGTGGGACGGCTGGCTGTGGACGTAGCCATGCTCAACGTCGCCACGGTCGTGGCTGTTCTCGCTCGGCTCGACTTCCGTGCGGCGCCGTGGTCTCTTGTCTACACCCTGAGGTTCCCAGGGCTGGTGGAGAACCTGGTGTTTGTCGCAGTGTCTGTGCTCCTGCAGACGCCGCTGGCGCTGTGGTCGTACAGCAGTCTGCGGGATGTGGTGCGTGTGGCCATCGTCGTCGGACTCACGAAGGTCCTGGCCCTGCCGCTGCTGCTAGCCATGCGTGGAGAGGTACAATGGTCGCGGGGTGCATTTGCAGCATCCGCCGTACTCTGTTTCCTGTTCATGGCAGGCGTGCGCGCCATAGCACGGTGGCGGTATGGGCGACACACATGGCAGGCGAGGGTCGAGGAACCGGCTCAGCATACCACGCCCGCGGCCCGTGTTCTGATCGTAGGGGCCGGCGATGCTGGGGACATGGTCTTGCGCGAGTTCGAGGCGCACCCTGAGCTGGGCAAGGTGGTCGGGCTGATCGACGACGACCCGGCCAAGCGGGGGTGCACCGTGCGCGGTAAGCGCGTGCTTGGCCCTGTGGCCACGATCGCAGATATGGCACGACGTACCCAGGCTACGCAGGCCGTCATCGCTATCCCGTCGCATGCTGCAGCCGTGACCCGTGCGGTCCTGTCCATTCTGGCTGACACTGATGTGCAGGTGCGGACCCTGCCGGGCATGTGGGAGCTCGTGGACGGATCCATCCACGTGGACGACCTGCGCCCGATCCAGCTGGAGGACCTGCTGGCCAGGACGCCGGTGTCTACGGACCTGGGGCCGGTGCGGGCCTATGTAGAGGGCAAACGTATCCTCGTGACAGGCGCAGGCGGTTCCATCGGCTCCGAGATCGTCCGGCAGGTGGCGCGGCTCAACCCGTCACAGCTGATTATGCTGGGCAGGGGGGAGAACCGCATCTTCCGCATCGACCGCGAGCTGCAGGAGCGCCAAGGCGTGACGTGTTCCGTGCCCGTCATCGGGGACATGCGCGATGAGGCCCGCATGACCTGGCTGTTCGATACGTACCGCCCCGACATTATCTTCCATGCCGCAGCACACAAGCACGTGCCGCTGATGGAGCAGAACCCAGAGGAAGCCATCCTCAACAACGTCGGAGGGACACGTACCCTCCTGCGGCTGGCTGTGTCGCATGGGGCCGAGCGCTTCGTCAACATCTCCACCGACAAGGCGGTCAACCCGATCAACTTCATGGGCGCGAGCAAGCGTGTCGCCGAGCTGGTGGTCCAGGTGAACGACGGGCGTGAGCGCCTGCGGGCGACCAGCGTCCGCTTCGGGAACGTGCTGGGCAGCACGGGCAGTGTCACCGATGCCTTTCAGAAACAGCTGCAGGAGACCCGCACGCTGCGGGTCACCGGCCCCAACATGGAGCGCTTCTTCATGCTCATCCCCGAGGCAGTGCAGCTGGTCCTGCAGGCCGGTGCGCTGACGCAGGGAGGGGACATCTTCATCCTGCGCATGGGCGAGCCCATCCGGATTCTTGACCTGGCACGCAGCTACATCAAGCTGGCTGGGCTGGAGGTCGGGCGCGACGCCAGCATCGTCATCACCGGCAACCGCGGCAACGAGAAGATGACCGAGGAGCTGTGGTCGTCCGTGGAGCACGTCGTGCCGACCAGCTACGAGAGCATCATGCGTGTCGAGTGTCCCGCGTGCGCAGACCTGGCCGTGCTTCGCTCAGCTGTCGACGCCCTGCTGGACGCCGCACGCAGTCATGACGCCACTGCCATGCGCGCCGCACTGCACGCCATCGACCCATCGATCAACATCCCGTAG